In one window of Oncorhynchus kisutch isolate 150728-3 linkage group LG16, Okis_V2, whole genome shotgun sequence DNA:
- the LOC109888005 gene encoding uncharacterized protein LOC109888005 isoform X7, translated as MFYWYKHRPDSTPVTTTSGYSYTLRWVSVSDGGQYWCRAGRGDPVYYTLYSDPVQLNITERPVAVLTLQPNWTQIFSGETVTMRCDIQGGGDTDWNYRWYKNSPVGILFNTKPEYRISPVYWSNSGSYTCEGVKGSKLSMTSDAVQLTVSDQPKAVLSIFPQWMNPGDSVMLSCEVDKTSTDWRFSWYRTVPYRAGLPSLSDKSYSLQPLSDNVTTEDSYTLIPAGPTPTGGYVCRAGRGDPVYDTLYSEPQFLWSGDLQPSVSLTVNPNTTQHFTSTSLSLSCEEKGNSTGWRLMSYRERRVKSGCVSNWGSIAGSTCTIIYTYTWYSGVFWCESGSGEYSNAVNITVNDGDVILESPVHPVTERDSVTLCCKYWTLKSNFKADFYKNGVLIKNETTGEMTIPTVSKSDEGFYKCKSGEGESPESWVTVRVSPVVSPGSSASVLVGVVVGLLVAGVLLVILLVLLVRYQNSKGSNRIFWPPQPQSTNHDPQQDQGSGYTHQQHGDANIYDTINSSDNNDNDVTGASAAGPSHVTYVQIQLKKLDNKKKEKLADPVYSVVKIGKATAAGPDDVTYAEVDLKNKAKAKKKRGAASVDVTYAEVDLQRKAKAKKKIETATPPETDSVYSLVKPYTVPAAARPVDVTYAEVDLQKKNKAKKKRVTPPEADTIYSRLKPR; from the exons ATGTTTTACTGGTACAAACACAGACCAGACTCTACACCAGTAACCACAACCTCTGGATACTCCTACACACTCAGATGGGTCAGTGTCTCTGATGGAGGACAGTACTGGTGCAGAGCTGGGAGAGGAGACCCAGTCTACTACACCCTGTACAGTGACCCAGTCCAGTTAAACATTACTG AGAGGCCTGTTGCTGTTCTGACCCTCCAACCCAACTGGACCCAGATATTCAGTGGAGAGACTGTTACTATGAGATGTGacatacagggaggaggagacactgactGGAACTACAGATGGTATAAGAATAGTCCGGTAGGGATCCTATTTAACACAAAGCCTGAGTACAGAATCAGTCCTGTCTACTGGTCTAACAGTGGTTCATATACCTGTGAGGGTGTAAAGGGAAGCAAGCTCTCCATGACCAGTGATGCTGTACAACTGACTGTGTCTG ATCAACCCAAGGCTGTCCTGAGTATCTTTCCTCAGTGGATGAACCCTGGAGACTCAGTGATGCTGAGCTGTGAAGTTGACAAGACTTCTACAGACTGGAGGTTCTCCTGGTACAGGACTGTTCCCTACAGAGCTGGGTTACCCTCCCTATCAGACAAGTCTTACTCTCTACAGCCCCTATCTGACAATGTGACTACTGAAGACTCCTACACTCTGATCCCTGCTGGTCCTACTCCCACAGGAGGATATGTGTGTAGAGCTGGGAGAGGAGACCCAGTCTATGACACACTCTACAGTGAACCTCAGTTTCTCTGGTCAGGAG ATCTGCAGCCTTCAGTGTCTCTTACAGTAAATCCCAACACAACTCAACACTTTACATCAACGTCTCTCTCACTGAGCTGTGAGGAGAAGGGGAACTCTACTGGATGGAGACTGatgagctacagagagagaagagtgaagtCGGGGTGTGTCTCTAACTGGGGATCAATAGCAGGGTCTACATGTACCATCATCTACACATACACATGGTACAGTGGAGTGTTCTGGTGTGAGTCTGGATCAGGAGAGTACAGTAATGCTGTCAACATCACAGTAAATG ATGGTGATGTGATCCTTGAGAGCCCTGTCCATCCTGTGACTGAAAGAGACTCTGTGACTCTGTGCTGTAAATACTGGACACTCAAATCAAACTTCAAGGCTGATTTCTACAAAAACGGAGTACTCATCAAGAATGAGACCACAGGAGAGATGACCATCCCTACAGTATCCAAGTCAGATGAAGGATTCTATAAGTGTAAATCTGGTGAAGGAGAATCACCAGAGAgctgggtgacagtgagag tctctccagtcgTATCTCCTGGATCCTCTGCATCAGTCCTAGTAGGAGTGGTTGTGGGTCTGCTTGTTGCTGGTGTCCTACTGGTCATTCTCCTGGTCCTGCTGGTGAGATATCAAAACAGCAAAG GTTCCAACAGAATATTCTG gcccCCTCAGCCCCAGAGCACCAACCATGACCCCCAACAGGACCAAGGATCTGGGTATACACATCAGCAGCATG GTGACGCTAACATCTACGATACGATCAATTCCTCAGACAACAATGATAAtg ATGTtactggtgcttctgctgctggACCAAGTCATGTGACTTACGTCCAGATTCAACTGAAAAAGTTGGACAACAAAAAGAAAG AAAAACTAGCTGATCCAGTCTACTCTGTGGTGAAAATAGGCAAAGCGACAG CAGCTGGACCTGATGATGTCACCTATGCTGAGGTGGACCTCAAAAACAAGGCCAAAGCCAAGAAGAAGAGAG GAGCTGCATCTGTTGATGTGACCTATGCTGAGGTTGACCTCCAAAGAAAGGCCAAAGCCAAGAAGAAGATAG AAACAGCAACCCCACCAGAGACAGATTCGGTCTATTCTCTAGTGAAGCCATACACAGTCCCCG CAGCAGCAAGACCTGTTGATGTGACCTATGCTGAGGTTGATCTCCAAAAGAAGAACAAAGCCAAGAAGAAGAGAG TAACCCCACCCGAGGCAGATACAATCTATTCTCGATTGAAGCCACGCTAA
- the LOC109888005 gene encoding uncharacterized protein LOC109888005 isoform X6 has protein sequence MFYWYKHRPDSTPVTTTSGYSYTLRWVSVSDGGQYWCRAGRGDPVYYTLYSDPVQLNITERPVAVLTLQPNWTQIFSGETVTMRCDIQGGGDTDWNYRWYKNSPVGILFNTKPEYRISPVYWSNSGSYTCEGVKGSKLSMTSDAVQLTVSDQPKAVLSIFPQWMNPGDSVMLSCEVDKTSTDWRFSWYRTVPYRAGLPSLSDKSYSLQPLSDNVTTEDSYTLIPAGPTPTGGYVCRAGRGDPVYDTLYSEPQFLWSGDLQPSVSLTVNPNTTQHFTSTSLSLSCEEKGNSTGWRLMSYRERRVKSGCVSNWGSIAGSTCTIIYTYTWYSGVFWCESGSGEYSNAVNITVNDGDVILESPVHPVTERDSVTLCCKYWTLKSNFKADFYKNGVLIKNETTGEMTIPTVSKSDEGFYKCKSGEGESPESWVTVRVSPVVSPGSSASVLVGVVVGLLVAGVLLVILLVLLVRYQNSKGSNRIFWPPQPQSTNHDPQQDQGSGYTHQQHGDANIYDTINSSDNNDNDVTGASAAGPSHVTYVQIQLKKLDNKKKEKLADPVYSVVKIGKATAAAGPDDVTYAEVDLKNKAKAKKKRAGAASVDVTYAEVDLQRKAKAKKKIETATPPETDSVYSLVKPYTVPAAARPVDVTYAEVDLQKKNKAKKKRVTPPEADTIYSRLKPR, from the exons ATGTTTTACTGGTACAAACACAGACCAGACTCTACACCAGTAACCACAACCTCTGGATACTCCTACACACTCAGATGGGTCAGTGTCTCTGATGGAGGACAGTACTGGTGCAGAGCTGGGAGAGGAGACCCAGTCTACTACACCCTGTACAGTGACCCAGTCCAGTTAAACATTACTG AGAGGCCTGTTGCTGTTCTGACCCTCCAACCCAACTGGACCCAGATATTCAGTGGAGAGACTGTTACTATGAGATGTGacatacagggaggaggagacactgactGGAACTACAGATGGTATAAGAATAGTCCGGTAGGGATCCTATTTAACACAAAGCCTGAGTACAGAATCAGTCCTGTCTACTGGTCTAACAGTGGTTCATATACCTGTGAGGGTGTAAAGGGAAGCAAGCTCTCCATGACCAGTGATGCTGTACAACTGACTGTGTCTG ATCAACCCAAGGCTGTCCTGAGTATCTTTCCTCAGTGGATGAACCCTGGAGACTCAGTGATGCTGAGCTGTGAAGTTGACAAGACTTCTACAGACTGGAGGTTCTCCTGGTACAGGACTGTTCCCTACAGAGCTGGGTTACCCTCCCTATCAGACAAGTCTTACTCTCTACAGCCCCTATCTGACAATGTGACTACTGAAGACTCCTACACTCTGATCCCTGCTGGTCCTACTCCCACAGGAGGATATGTGTGTAGAGCTGGGAGAGGAGACCCAGTCTATGACACACTCTACAGTGAACCTCAGTTTCTCTGGTCAGGAG ATCTGCAGCCTTCAGTGTCTCTTACAGTAAATCCCAACACAACTCAACACTTTACATCAACGTCTCTCTCACTGAGCTGTGAGGAGAAGGGGAACTCTACTGGATGGAGACTGatgagctacagagagagaagagtgaagtCGGGGTGTGTCTCTAACTGGGGATCAATAGCAGGGTCTACATGTACCATCATCTACACATACACATGGTACAGTGGAGTGTTCTGGTGTGAGTCTGGATCAGGAGAGTACAGTAATGCTGTCAACATCACAGTAAATG ATGGTGATGTGATCCTTGAGAGCCCTGTCCATCCTGTGACTGAAAGAGACTCTGTGACTCTGTGCTGTAAATACTGGACACTCAAATCAAACTTCAAGGCTGATTTCTACAAAAACGGAGTACTCATCAAGAATGAGACCACAGGAGAGATGACCATCCCTACAGTATCCAAGTCAGATGAAGGATTCTATAAGTGTAAATCTGGTGAAGGAGAATCACCAGAGAgctgggtgacagtgagag tctctccagtcgTATCTCCTGGATCCTCTGCATCAGTCCTAGTAGGAGTGGTTGTGGGTCTGCTTGTTGCTGGTGTCCTACTGGTCATTCTCCTGGTCCTGCTGGTGAGATATCAAAACAGCAAAG GTTCCAACAGAATATTCTG gcccCCTCAGCCCCAGAGCACCAACCATGACCCCCAACAGGACCAAGGATCTGGGTATACACATCAGCAGCATG GTGACGCTAACATCTACGATACGATCAATTCCTCAGACAACAATGATAAtg ATGTtactggtgcttctgctgctggACCAAGTCATGTGACTTACGTCCAGATTCAACTGAAAAAGTTGGACAACAAAAAGAAAG AAAAACTAGCTGATCCAGTCTACTCTGTGGTGAAAATAGGCAAAGCGACAG CAGCAGCTGGACCTGATGATGTCACCTATGCTGAGGTGGACCTCAAAAACAAGGCCAAAGCCAAGAAGAAGAGAG CAGGAGCTGCATCTGTTGATGTGACCTATGCTGAGGTTGACCTCCAAAGAAAGGCCAAAGCCAAGAAGAAGATAG AAACAGCAACCCCACCAGAGACAGATTCGGTCTATTCTCTAGTGAAGCCATACACAGTCCCCG CAGCAGCAAGACCTGTTGATGTGACCTATGCTGAGGTTGATCTCCAAAAGAAGAACAAAGCCAAGAAGAAGAGAG TAACCCCACCCGAGGCAGATACAATCTATTCTCGATTGAAGCCACGCTAA